The Tenrec ecaudatus isolate mTenEca1 chromosome 6, mTenEca1.hap1, whole genome shotgun sequence genome has a window encoding:
- the LOC142450459 gene encoding small ubiquitin-related modifier 2: MADEKPKEGVKTENNDHINLKVAGQDGSVVQFKIKRHTPLSKLMKAYCERQGLSMRQIRFRFDGQPINETDTPAQLEMEDEDTIDVFQQQTGGVF; this comes from the coding sequence ATGGCCGACGAGAAACCCAAggaaggagtcaagactgagaacaacgaTCATATTAATTTGAAGGTGGCGGGGCAGGATGGTtccgtggtgcagtttaagattaagAGGCATACGCCACTTAGCAAACTAATGAAAGCCTATTGTGAacgacagggtttgtcaatgaggcaGATCAGATTCCGATTTGacggacagccaatcaatgaaacagacacacctgcacagttggaaatggaggatgaagatacaattgatgtgttccagcagcagacaggaggcgtcTTCtaa